The Candidatus Kaelpia imicola genome contains the following window.
ACAAACTGCATTACTCCTGTTCAAGATTCTTATAAAGATAGAATTTTTACAACAGGAATGGCAGGCTATCCGGGTGTTAAGCATATTCCTGACAGGAAAGACGGACAGCAGAAAGATTTCTCTGAAGTTATTGCCTTAGCAAAAATATGCCAACCGCCGCAGGAAATTGAAAAAGGTGAAATTGTAGGAGGTTTTGCGCATAATCAAGTGCTTACCTTAGCTGATAAAATTGTTGAAGCAATAAAATCAGGCGCTATTAAGCGCTTTATTGTAATGGCAGGATGTGACGGAAGGCATCCTGCAAGAAATTACTTTACTGAAGTTGCTCAAGATTTACCTAAGGATACGGTTATTCTTACAGCCGGCTGCGCTAAATACCGTTATAACAAGTTAAATCTTGGTGATATTGGAGGAATACCAAGGGTTCTTGATGCAGGGCAGTGTAATGATTGCTATTCATTGGTAGTTATAGCCCTTAAGTTAAAAGAAGTCTTTGAATTAGATGACATTAATGATTTACCAATATCTTTTGACATTGCTTGGTATGAACAGAAAGCAGTGGCCGTATTGCTTGCGCTCTTGCATTTGGGTGTAAAGGGTATAAGGCTTGGGCCAACATTACCGGCGTTTTTATCTAAGAATGTTGTAAAAGTCCTTGTTGAGAAATTTAACATCAAACCTGTTGGTATAGTCGAAGATGATATTGAGGCAATGGTAACAGGAAATTCTGCAGGAGTTAGTTAGTGACAAAAAAGCGGTGAAATAGCATGAGATTGCATTATTTGCAGCATCTACGGTTTGAGGGTCCGGGTATTATCAGGGCTGGGTTTTTGAGAAATGGGTGAGGTATCAGATGTAGTATTTTATATTAACAAATAACATTAAAGTGATATCTCTTAGCTAATAGGAAAAATACTAAGATACGCTTGTTAAAGCACCCAGTATTTACTAAAATAATAGATACTTAAAACATATAGAGGTTTGAATGGAAAGATTTAAATGCATGGTTTGCGGTTACATTTATGATCCGGCGGAAAATAACAGTATCGCGTTTTCGGATTTGCCGGATAATTGGGTATGCCCCGAATGCGGGGTAAGCAAAGAGATGTTTGAATTGGCAGAATAGTTATTCATAAGGGGTAAAGAGTCATGGAGCTTTCCGACAAGGTGGTAGATTTTCTTGAGAGGCAGAGTTTTGTGATAGTCTCTACTATAGACTCTGACGGTAGAATACATTGTTCTGCTAAAGGTATAGTGGGTATTCACAAAGATGGAAGTGTATTTGTAATCGATCTCTACCGTAACAAAACGTACGACAATCTTAAAAATGATCCACGAGTGAGCATAACACAGGTAGATGAGCACAGTTTTACAGGATATACTCTTCAAGGTAAAGCTAAAATAGTGTTTAAGGATCAAATAAATGATGATCAGATAAAAGAATGGGAAAAGAAGGTTTTAAAGAGAATATCGGATAGGCTTGTAAAAAGTGTGCAAAGCGAAAAGGCATCAAGTATGCACCACGAGGCCCAGCTTCCTGAAGAACCTAAATATCTTATCGAGATAGACGTTGAGAGTATAATAGACTTATCTCCGCCTTAACGCAGTTAGAGAAGAAAGATGAATAGAGTTTAAACCAGATCAGATAAAAATTAAAAGGAGGAATTTAACATGGCAGATTTAAAAGGGACCAAAACAGAGAAAAATCTTCTTGTGTCATTTGCTGGTGAATCACAGGCAAGGAATCGCTATACGTATTTTGCATCGGTTGCAAAAAAAGCCGGTTATGAGCAGATAGCCGCGATATTTCTTGAGACAGCAGATAACGAAAAAGAGCATGCAAAGAAATTTTTCAAATATCTTGAAGGAGGAGCTGTAGAGATAGTGGCGACTTATCCGGCAGGAGTAATAAGCGATACAGCAGCTAATCTTCTTGCTGCGGCAGAGGGTGAGAATGAGGAGTGGACAAAGCTTTACAAGGAAGCTGAAGCAACAGCAAGAGAAGAAGGTTTTGATGATGCGGCTGATACATTTAAAGAGATAGCCGAAGTTGAAGAACAGCATGAGAGACGTTACCGTAAGTTTTTTACTAATGTAAAGGACGGTAGAGTATTTAAACGTGATGAGGTTGTTAAATGGAAATGCCGCAACTGCGGCTATGTACATGAAGGAAAAGAGGCTCTTGATGAATGTCCGGCTTGTGCACATCCTCAGGCCTATTATGAGATTTTATGTGAGAACTATTAATTAAACAGGAGGAACCAATATGAAAGGTATAGTATGTAAAGTATGCTATTATGTGGTAATAAACGGTGTTGTGCCCCAACAGTGTCCTGTCTGTGGAGCAAAATCTTTTGAAGAAAAAGATGATGCACTCAAAACCGCTGCTGATAAGGCCGAGGTGGGAGAGTCTGAAAAAAAACATATCCCGGCCATAACAGTTATTAAGAAATGCGGACTTATTTCCGAAGAGTGTCAGGATGTTCATGTAAAAATAGGGGAAATACAGCATCCAATGACTCCTGAACACAGTATACAGCATATTGATTTTTATATTGATAAAGAGTTTATATCAAGAGTAATACTTACCCCGGATAAACTTAATCCTGCTGCCGTACTTCATTTAAAGCTCGGAGCAGGAAAGATTGCGGCAGTTGAGTTGTGCAACCTGCACGGAGCATGGTTTAATGAAACAGATCTTTAATATTAAAGAGGAGTAAATGACAAATGTTTTTAACTCTTTTTAAAGAGTGTCTTAAGGATTCCCAAAAAGCAGTGCTTAATAATATAATCGGCCAAGAAAGAAACCATTTGAGTAATCTTATTCTGTTTAAGGCTTCTCTTGGAAAGGAGGGTTGATATACAGGTAAAGGTTTATTCTTACAGCAGGACAAGTGTTGATGGAGTATTTTCTGCCGACGGTGTAACCGATGTTCCTGAAAAACAGATCATTATAGCCTATAGCAAGGGTTTGAAAGCATGTCTTAGCGTGTTTAAGTATCTGTCTACTCATAAACTTTAAAAATTATGAATGAATTTACACTTATATTTAAAGAGAGCATAAAGCGAACCCCTGCAGTGGAAAGTTTCAGATTTGAACCTGAAAGTCCGGTAGATTTTCTGCCTGGGCAGTTCGCTCAGATCATTTTTGATAAAAAAGATAAAAATAATTACGAACTGAATAAATACTTGTCTTTTTCCAGTGCACCTGAAAAAGAGTATATTGAATTTACAAAAAAATTAAGCAGTAGCGCGTTTTCAGATAAACTCAAAGATCTTAAAAAAGGCGATGCTGTAGCTATGCACAGCCCAATGGGAAAATCTGTGTTCAAGAATGAATTCAAGCGCATAGGGTTTTTGATTGGCGGTATAGGTATTACACCGGTAATATCGATAATCGAGTATATTATGGATAAAAAACTTGATATCGATATCTGTCTTATTTATGCAAATAGAAGCGAAGCGGAGATAGCTTACAGACAAGAGCTGGATAATTGGAGCGGACAGAATCCTTTACTGGATATTAAATATTTTGTCCATATATGCGATGTCAAGGATGCAGCATGCTATCAGGGTAGAATAGATTCAGGCGTTATATCAAACCATATGGGCGGTTATCGCGACAGGGTTTTGTTTATATTCGGACCGCCTGCCATGGTAAATACTATGACAAGGCTGTGCTCAGAGCTGGGTTGTGATAAAGACAATGTGTGGGTTGAAAATTTTATAGGATATTAATGAAGGTATTAACCAGATATGTTGCATTTGCAGAAAAGATAGCTCCTCTCGGTGTAAAATGTTGCGGCTCTGAGAGGATACCCAACGCACCTTGACAAAATTACTGAATATGGCGTGATAATGACGCCGGCATTAGCAATTGATAATGCAGTAATTTCAGCGGGAAAAGTATTGAGTAAGGACGAGATTAAAGAAATTATTTCAAAATAAAACAATATATTTGGTAGTTGAAAATAATTATATCTGTCAGAAATCAGGTATTTTGATATTTTCTTGTTCGGGGGGATCAG
Protein-coding sequences here:
- a CDS encoding rubredoxin, coding for MERFKCMVCGYIYDPAENNSIAFSDLPDNWVCPECGVSKEMFELAE
- a CDS encoding pyridoxamine 5'-phosphate oxidase family protein; this translates as MELSDKVVDFLERQSFVIVSTIDSDGRIHCSAKGIVGIHKDGSVFVIDLYRNKTYDNLKNDPRVSITQVDEHSFTGYTLQGKAKIVFKDQINDDQIKEWEKKVLKRISDRLVKSVQSEKASSMHHEAQLPEEPKYLIEIDVESIIDLSPP
- a CDS encoding rubrerythrin family protein — translated: MADLKGTKTEKNLLVSFAGESQARNRYTYFASVAKKAGYEQIAAIFLETADNEKEHAKKFFKYLEGGAVEIVATYPAGVISDTAANLLAAAEGENEEWTKLYKEAEATAREEGFDDAADTFKEIAEVEEQHERRYRKFFTNVKDGRVFKRDEVVKWKCRNCGYVHEGKEALDECPACAHPQAYYEILCENY
- a CDS encoding desulfoferrodoxin family protein: MKGIVCKVCYYVVINGVVPQQCPVCGAKSFEEKDDALKTAADKAEVGESEKKHIPAITVIKKCGLISEECQDVHVKIGEIQHPMTPEHSIQHIDFYIDKEFISRVILTPDKLNPAAVLHLKLGAGKIAAVELCNLHGAWFNETDL
- a CDS encoding FAD-dependent oxidoreductase produces the protein MESFRFEPESPVDFLPGQFAQIIFDKKDKNNYELNKYLSFSSAPEKEYIEFTKKLSSSAFSDKLKDLKKGDAVAMHSPMGKSVFKNEFKRIGFLIGGIGITPVISIIEYIMDKKLDIDICLIYANRSEAEIAYRQELDNWSGQNPLLDIKYFVHICDVKDAACYQGRIDSGVISNHMGGYRDRVLFIFGPPAMVNTMTRLCSELGCDKDNVWVENFIGY